Proteins encoded within one genomic window of Sphaerotilus montanus:
- a CDS encoding carbohydrate kinase family protein, producing the protein MSVVPVPANLSIVICGESLLDVFQDGPTPTGLRLDAVVGGSPLNVAAGVQRMGQSAVFLGAISRDFLGERILKSVVDEGISTEAVVLNDAPTTLSLVGVDAHGVPSYRFYGTGGSDRQLLPEHLARLPATVAAIHFGSFGCVVEPIASTIRVLVEQRHTSTVISYDPNVRLNVEPSLDAWRDNIEWMSARTHLLKLSDEDFERLYPELDPADLAARWLAAGVSLVMMTRGGKGALAWTREGQCEVAAPKVQVQDTVGAGDTFQAATLVALAELGRLSPAGLAAISLDEVRRVADFAANAAAITCTRRGPDLPRRHELRDLV; encoded by the coding sequence ATGAGTGTTGTGCCTGTGCCCGCGAACCTGTCCATCGTCATCTGTGGTGAGTCCTTGCTGGATGTGTTCCAGGATGGCCCCACGCCCACTGGCCTGCGGCTGGACGCCGTGGTCGGCGGCTCGCCACTCAATGTAGCGGCCGGTGTGCAGCGCATGGGGCAGTCTGCGGTCTTTCTCGGCGCGATCTCGCGCGATTTCCTGGGCGAGCGCATCCTGAAGAGCGTGGTCGACGAGGGCATCTCGACCGAGGCGGTGGTGCTGAACGACGCGCCCACCACGCTGAGTCTGGTCGGCGTCGATGCCCACGGCGTGCCCAGCTACCGCTTCTACGGCACGGGTGGCTCGGACCGCCAACTGCTGCCCGAGCACCTCGCCCGCCTGCCGGCCACGGTGGCTGCGATCCATTTCGGCTCCTTCGGCTGCGTGGTCGAGCCCATCGCGTCCACCATCCGCGTGTTGGTCGAGCAGCGCCACACGTCCACCGTCATCTCCTATGACCCGAACGTGCGGCTGAACGTCGAGCCGTCGCTGGACGCGTGGCGCGACAACATCGAATGGATGTCGGCGCGCACGCACCTGCTCAAGCTCAGCGACGAGGACTTCGAGCGCCTGTATCCGGAACTGGATCCGGCCGATCTGGCCGCGCGCTGGCTGGCGGCCGGTGTGTCGCTGGTGATGATGACGCGCGGCGGCAAGGGCGCGCTGGCGTGGACCCGCGAAGGGCAGTGCGAGGTCGCCGCGCCCAAGGTGCAGGTGCAGGACACGGTCGGCGCGGGCGATACCTTCCAGGCCGCGACCCTGGTGGCGCTGGCCGAACTGGGGCGGCTGAGTCCCGCCGGGCTGGCCGCCATCTCGCTCGACGAAGTGCGTCGCGTGGCCGATTTCGCGGCGAACGCGGCGGCCATCACCTGCACGCGGCGTGGGCCGGACCTGCCGCGCCGGCACGAATTGCGAGATCTGGTCTGA
- a CDS encoding IclR family transcriptional regulator, producing the protein MEDDERHPLNDKPGRSPANRSLERGIEILRAFRQGSELLANGDLAERTGLSRATVSRLTQTLVGAGMLQQDTAQRAYRLAPAVLSVAHAMRSGSSVLAVAAPKMRALAERERINVGLAAPDRDEMVYLESIRYARRHAFRNVVSGQRVPMELTSLGRAYLAVAPEARRQTLLAVFCQRRGARWPQLAAEIEEARHSVRVHGYCAAAWQPEVVAISVPLPLTPAIYSLNVSMLTSETPDTVVQRLSSSLLKLAREILGDLAASEAKSEWP; encoded by the coding sequence ATGGAAGACGACGAACGACACCCCTTGAACGACAAGCCGGGCCGCTCTCCCGCGAACCGCTCGCTGGAACGCGGCATCGAGATCCTGCGGGCCTTCCGGCAAGGTTCGGAGTTGCTGGCCAACGGGGATCTGGCCGAGCGCACGGGGCTGTCGCGTGCCACGGTGAGCCGCCTGACACAGACGCTGGTGGGCGCGGGCATGCTGCAACAGGACACGGCGCAGCGGGCCTACCGGCTGGCGCCGGCCGTGCTGAGTGTGGCGCACGCGATGCGGTCGGGGTCCAGCGTGCTGGCCGTCGCAGCGCCGAAGATGCGCGCGCTGGCGGAACGCGAGCGCATCAACGTCGGGCTGGCGGCGCCGGACCGCGATGAAATGGTGTATCTGGAGTCGATCCGCTATGCGCGCCGGCATGCGTTCCGCAATGTAGTCTCAGGGCAGCGTGTGCCGATGGAGCTGACGTCGCTGGGCCGGGCCTATCTGGCTGTGGCACCGGAGGCACGGCGCCAGACGCTGCTGGCCGTGTTCTGCCAGCGCCGCGGTGCGCGGTGGCCACAGCTGGCCGCAGAGATCGAGGAGGCCCGGCACAGCGTGCGCGTACACGGCTACTGCGCGGCAGCATGGCAGCCGGAAGTCGTCGCGATTTCGGTGCCGCTTCCACTGACGCCAGCGATCTACTCGCTCAACGTCAGCATGCTGACCAGCGAAACGCCAGACACAGTCGTGCAGCGACTGTCCAGCAGTCTGCTGAAGCTCGCGCGAGAAATTCTGGGGGATCTGGCGGCCTCAGAAGCGAAGTCTGAGTGGCCGTGA
- a CDS encoding acetate--CoA ligase family protein, which produces MDAISRLLQPRSVAIIGASADPTKTAGRPVAYLRKHGYAGQILPVNPRADLIGELTCYPDIASLPVVPDVGIVLLGAERAHLAVRDLAARGTAAAIVLASGYTETGEDGARRQRQLIEAAGSMRLLGPNTIGLVNLTDKIVLSATGALEMDHFPVGGIGVVSQSGGILGSLLSRASARGIGLSKLISTSNEVDLELADFIDHLADDEATKVIALYVETVRNPAKFRAACLKAARMGKPVVAFKIGRSEAGAAAAVSHTGAMAGADRMYDALFRQTGVIRAQTFSDLLDIPVALATGRKLRGNRVAILTSTGGAGTLVSDDLGLHGFETPAPDAATADALRALHTGSEAVLDRNPIDVTLAGLRPDLLRSAITALLASPNYDALTIIVGSSSLAQPELMAGAIQDCLPHTDKPVLAYISPHAPEVGALLTQRGVPAFAAAESCTAALGAMLHASRFVAPSDAQPVSPVIAVDDFAPGSLDEAQAKRLFARFGVPCAGEVIVDTPADAQAAARQLGGRVVLKILSSQITHKSDVGGVAVGLTAETVGARLSAMADEVETKAGIRPERFLVQEMVGGGTELILGLHRDPLGTAILLGMGGVTAELFKDTTMRLLPAESTGLSGLSRAEALGMAQELKTWPLLDGFRGRPKADVEALVDAIVAFSRMAAQLGDRLVEAEINPVFVLPQGQGVRAADGVAMLA; this is translated from the coding sequence ATGGACGCCATTTCCCGCCTGCTGCAGCCGCGCAGCGTCGCCATCATCGGCGCCTCGGCCGACCCCACCAAGACGGCAGGCCGCCCGGTCGCCTACCTGCGCAAGCACGGCTACGCCGGCCAGATCCTGCCCGTGAACCCCAGGGCGGACCTCATCGGCGAGCTGACCTGCTACCCCGACATCGCCTCGCTGCCCGTGGTGCCGGACGTCGGCATCGTGCTGCTGGGGGCCGAGCGTGCGCACCTGGCCGTGCGCGACCTGGCAGCGCGTGGCACGGCGGCGGCCATCGTGCTGGCCAGCGGCTACACCGAGACCGGCGAGGACGGGGCCCGTCGGCAGCGGCAGTTGATTGAGGCAGCAGGCTCGATGCGCCTGCTCGGCCCTAACACCATCGGCCTGGTGAACCTCACCGACAAGATCGTGCTGTCGGCCACCGGCGCGCTGGAGATGGACCACTTCCCGGTCGGCGGCATCGGCGTGGTGTCGCAGAGCGGCGGCATCCTGGGCTCGCTGCTGTCGCGGGCCTCGGCGCGTGGCATCGGTCTGTCCAAGCTGATCTCCACCAGCAACGAGGTGGACCTGGAACTCGCGGATTTCATCGACCACCTCGCCGATGACGAGGCGACCAAGGTCATCGCGCTCTATGTCGAAACGGTGCGCAACCCGGCCAAGTTCCGCGCGGCCTGCCTGAAAGCAGCGCGCATGGGCAAGCCGGTCGTGGCCTTCAAGATTGGCCGTTCGGAAGCCGGTGCCGCCGCGGCGGTGTCGCACACCGGCGCCATGGCCGGCGCCGACCGGATGTACGACGCCCTGTTCCGCCAGACCGGCGTGATCCGTGCCCAGACCTTCAGCGACCTGCTGGACATCCCGGTCGCGCTGGCCACCGGCCGCAAGCTGCGCGGCAACCGCGTCGCGATCCTGACCTCGACGGGCGGCGCGGGCACGCTGGTGTCCGACGACCTGGGCCTGCACGGCTTCGAGACGCCGGCGCCGGACGCCGCCACGGCCGACGCCCTGCGCGCGCTGCACACCGGCAGCGAGGCGGTGCTGGACCGTAATCCGATCGACGTGACCCTCGCCGGGTTGCGGCCGGACCTGCTGCGCAGCGCGATCACCGCGCTGCTGGCCAGCCCGAACTACGACGCGCTGACCATCATCGTCGGCTCGTCCAGCCTGGCGCAGCCGGAGCTGATGGCTGGGGCGATCCAGGACTGCCTGCCACACACCGACAAGCCGGTGTTGGCGTACATCAGCCCCCATGCGCCCGAGGTAGGGGCGCTGCTGACCCAACGCGGCGTGCCGGCCTTCGCCGCAGCCGAAAGCTGCACGGCGGCACTGGGCGCGATGCTGCACGCCAGCCGCTTCGTGGCACCGAGCGATGCGCAACCTGTCAGCCCGGTGATCGCTGTCGATGACTTCGCGCCCGGCTCATTGGACGAGGCGCAGGCCAAGCGGCTCTTTGCCCGCTTCGGCGTCCCCTGCGCGGGCGAGGTCATCGTGGACACCCCGGCCGACGCGCAAGCCGCCGCACGCCAACTGGGCGGGCGCGTGGTGCTGAAGATCCTGTCGTCGCAGATCACGCACAAGAGCGATGTCGGCGGCGTGGCCGTGGGCCTGACGGCCGAGACGGTGGGCGCGCGGCTGTCGGCCATGGCGGACGAGGTGGAGACCAAGGCGGGTATTCGGCCCGAGCGCTTCTTGGTGCAGGAAATGGTCGGCGGCGGCACGGAACTGATCCTCGGCCTGCACCGCGACCCGCTGGGCACGGCCATCCTGCTTGGCATGGGCGGCGTCACGGCCGAGCTGTTCAAGGACACGACGATGCGGCTGTTGCCCGCCGAGTCGACCGGGCTCAGCGGTCTCAGCCGCGCGGAGGCGCTGGGGATGGCGCAGGAGTTGAAGACCTGGCCGCTGCTGGATGGGTTCCGTGGCCGGCCGAAGGCGGACGTGGAGGCGCTGGTGGACGCCATCGTCGCCTTCTCCCGCATGGCCGCGCAGTTGGGCGATCGCCTGGTCGAGGCCGAGATCAACCCGGTCTTCGTGCTGCCGCAGGGGCAGGGCGTGCGCGCGGCCGACGGCGTGGCCATGCTGGCCTGA
- a CDS encoding enoyl-CoA hydratase/isomerase family protein, whose translation MNLTLIDLRVDVAIATITLNRPDKRNAMSDDMRTEFIHALELVAADKSIKALVLTGAGKGFCAGGDISGMQRRMNAPAGEVGFNGWHRQQRVHHTQALLHNMPKPVIAAVNGAASGLGADTALACDFIIASEWASFTWSYIHRGIVPDGGGMYFLPRRVGLARAKELIFTGRKVDADEALALGIVDRKTSAAMLLADAQAWAAELGKGSGTALALTKTILNQSYELSAHAVFAQGSQAQGICYTSTEHRESVMAFLAKSAPAPKE comes from the coding sequence ATGAACCTCACCCTGATCGACCTGCGCGTCGATGTCGCGATCGCGACGATCACCCTCAACCGCCCCGACAAGCGCAACGCGATGAGCGATGACATGCGCACCGAGTTCATCCACGCGCTGGAGCTGGTCGCGGCCGACAAGTCCATCAAGGCCCTGGTGCTCACCGGGGCGGGCAAGGGCTTCTGCGCCGGTGGCGACATCTCGGGCATGCAGCGCCGCATGAATGCACCGGCCGGTGAGGTCGGTTTCAACGGCTGGCACCGGCAGCAACGGGTTCACCACACACAAGCCTTGTTGCACAACATGCCCAAGCCCGTGATCGCCGCCGTCAACGGCGCGGCGTCCGGCCTCGGCGCCGACACCGCGCTCGCCTGCGATTTCATCATCGCCAGCGAATGGGCCAGCTTCACCTGGTCCTACATCCACCGCGGCATCGTGCCCGACGGTGGCGGCATGTACTTCCTGCCGCGCCGCGTCGGCCTGGCCCGGGCGAAGGAGCTGATCTTCACGGGGCGCAAGGTCGATGCCGACGAGGCCCTGGCGCTGGGCATCGTGGACCGCAAGACCTCGGCCGCGATGCTGCTCGCCGATGCGCAGGCCTGGGCCGCCGAGCTGGGCAAGGGCTCCGGCACCGCGCTGGCCCTGACCAAGACCATCCTGAACCAGAGCTACGAGCTGTCCGCCCACGCCGTGTTCGCCCAAGGCAGCCAGGCCCAGGGCATCTGCTACACGAGCACCGAGCACCGCGAGTCGGTGATGGCCTTCCTGGCGAAGTCGGCGCCTGCCCCCAAAGAATGA